TCTCCTACTTCAGGAGCAAAGTCAAAAGCTATTGCTGAATTACAATTAAATATAAGAACGAATGGTATTAAAAAACTTACAACTAAATTTCTCATCAAATTTAGAATTTTTTTAAATCAACTCCATTTGATTTAGCAAATTTATCTAATCCCACTTTTTGTACAGATTTTAGTGCTTTGGTACTAATTTTTATATTTACCCATTTTTTGCCTTCTTCCCACCAAAGTCTTCTTTTTTGGAGATTAACTTGTTGTAATTTTTTTGTACGAATATGTGAGTGGCTTACAGCCATCCCATTATTAGCTTTTGCTCCAGTCAATTCGCAAACTCTTGACATGTTTTTTGAGTTATATCTTTAAAAATTTTAACACACGACTCAATTTGTTGAATTAAGCAATTCTGAAATTAATTCAGCGTTATTATTTTGTAAATTAATAATCTGTTCTTGATCTAATCCACCAACAGATAGTTTAGCCATATCGTAAACATGATTTGCAATTTTAGATGCCAGAGGATTTTCTATAGGGTCTTTTTTATCAATAATTATTTTATTGCTTGTGATTTTATTAAGACCAATAATAAGAGGATGTTCCTTGTTAATTAAAAGCACATGGTATTCTGGTAAGCTAGGCATCCTTTGTTCCATGTAAGCACCCATATCATTAATTCTTCTCATTTGCTCTGGAAGCAAGATCATCGCAGGTGGTGCGCCTTTACTTGAAAGTGACTGAACTTTAACTGTTACTTTCTCATTGTTAAGTGCTTTTACAATGGTATCTCTAAGATTTTCTGTATTTGATTTTCCATCTTTATCTACAATTTCTTTAGATTCATTTTCTTCTAGCTCATTTATTTCTGAATCAACTCTTTGGAACTGATAATCTTGGTTTTTACTTTCTAACCAAGGAAGAAATTGAGCATCAATTAAGGGATCTGATTTAATAACTTCTTTGTTATTTGATAAGCAGATGTTTAATGCGCTTGACTGAGCAATCGAATCTGAACAGTATATTATTTTTTTAGATTCAGTTATATTATTTCGTTCTTTGTAATTTGCCAAAGTTGTGAAATATTTTTCATTGGATTTAATAAGTGATTTATTTTCAATATCTTTAGTTACGTCTATTTCCGAATTTATGATCGTTTCAAAAATTATACTTTTATCTACTAAATCAGCAAATTTTTCATCTTCGATTGCACCAATTTTAATAAAAGCAGAGATAGAATCCCAAATTTCTGCATAAAATTCTGGAGAATTTTTTATCAAATCCTTCAATTTATTTGCGATTTTTTTTGAAATAAATGATGATATAGATCTTACTTTTCTATCTGTTTGTAATGCGCTTCTACTAACATTTAGCGGTATATCTGTAGAGTCAATTACTCCTCTTAGAGGTAAAAGATATTTTGGGACAATCTCTTTAATTGAATCACTTACGAATACTTGATTACAAAATAGTTTAATCTCTCCTTTTTCCCAATCAGCTCTACCAGACAACTTAGGGAAATACAATATCCCTTGTATGTCATACGGATAATCAGTATTTAGATGAATCCATAACAGTGGATCTCCCTGAAAAGGATAGAGATACTTATACAACTCAATATAATCTTCATCTTTTAATTCACTAGGTTGTTTTCTCCAAGGAGGATTTTTCTTATTAATTGTCTCACCTTCTAATAAGACATCTATTGGCATAAAATCACAATATTTTTTTATTAATGATTTAATCCTTTCAGGCTCTATAAACTCTTTTTCTTCGTCAAGTAGGTGCAGTATCACATCTGTACCAATTGTCTCCCTTTCTGACTCCTGTAACGTGAAATTTGGCGATCCATCACAAGACCATTTAAAAGCTTTTGATTCTCCAATTGCTGATTTAGTTAATATATCAACTCTATCCGCCACCATGAAACTCGAATAAAAACCAAGTCCAAAATGACCTATAAATTCATCGTTATCTTTTTTGTATTTTGTTAGAAATTCTTCTGCGCTAGAAAATGCTACTTGGTTTATGTACTTCTTAATTTCTTCATCGTTCATTCCAATTCCATTATCAGAAATAGTTAGAGTATTTTTTTCACGATCAATAGATATTTTTACTTGAGCTTCTTCAGTATTTTCGCAGTCCCCTGCCATAGAGGCCATTCTTCTTTTACTTATTGCGTCAACACTGTTACTAACAAGTTCTCTTAAAAAGATTTCATGGTCAGAATATACTGCCTTCTTGATAATTGGAAATATATTTTCGGTATTAATACGAATTTCGCCTTTTTCCATTTAAAAAAATCAAATATATTAAATACTATTTCCAAAAAACTAGTTAATCAAGTTTAATTAGGAGTATTGTCCGAACAATATATAAATTTAAAAACTTAAATATACTTTTAAAAGATTTTATTTAACCCAAAAAATCTCACTACAATTATTTTCTTTCATTATTTGATTTGCTTTAACCAAGTCATCACATGGATTTAAATATAAAACAGCAATATTTCCTCTTTTTTGTTGTTTTTTTTGTTCATTCATACCTTTTTCTAACATATAAGAATCTTTAAACATTAATAAAATCTTTTTATTATCTTTTTTTTCTTCTTTAATTAAATTTCTTAAAATGTCAATAGAAATTGTAAATCCAATCCCATTTAAGATTTTCTCATTAGGACTAAAGAATCTCACTAATTCATCATATCTTCCTCCTTTTGCTATTACGCTTTTATTTTTACCATCATCCCCTATTAATTGAAAAACTATTCCTTCATACAAATTCAAGTGAGGTTGAAAGGTGGGATCAAGTTGTAATTTAACTCCATATTTATTTGATATTTTTGATAATGTTTTAAATAAAAAATTTAAGTCATCTAATGTTTTACTAGTGCCATATGTACTTTTCAATTTTTTTAATATTGCAATTGGATCCCCTCTCGTGAATAAGAGATCTTTCAGAATATATTTATCATCTTCATTAATTTCTAATTTACATAAATTATCTTGATCAAAATTTACCAGACATTTCTTGATTTCTTCAAAATGATTATTTTTGTATTTATTCAATATTAAATCCATTATTTTTGTGGTGCTTACTAGTAGAAATAAATTACAACCATCTTTCAAATTAATATTATCGATTGCATCAAACAATATATTTATTACTTCAATTTCTGGGTATTTTGTATCATATCCAATTAATTCAATTCCGCTCTGCAGTTTTTCTTGTAACTTAAATGAATTTTTATTATTTTGTTTTTTATCAAAGACCATTCCATTAGTAAATAATCTTATAGGTCTTTTCTTATTTATTAACCTAGTAGATGACAATTTAACAATAGATGTTGTCATTTCTGGCCTAAGACATAATGAATTATTACTTACTATTCCCACAACCTGGTTTTCGTCAATAACGCCTCTGCCTTTTATCGTCTCTAAAGTATTAATAAATGAGGGTGAAACTTCTTCATAGCCCCACAGTTTATAAATACTATTTAAATTATTTATGATATTAGAGTTGTTTTTTACATCGACTAATTTAATTTCTTTTATATCTGTCATTTTGATATTTAACAAATTTTAAGTATAAAAATTTTTTTTAAATGGAGAAACTTTATCTAGTTCAATTTTTAATTCATTCTCAAGGCTGGGAGAACAAGCTAGGATTCTTCCAGAACTTAAATTAAATTCGCCTGATGGATAATCAGAAATAATACCACCAGCCTCTTTAACAATAATAGCACCGGCAGCTAAGTCCCATACCTCCAAGCCTCTTTCCCAGTACCCATCAACCTTACCTGCCGCAACAAATGCTAGATCAACTGCTGCCGCTCCTCCTCTTCTAACTCCTCTAGTTTTATGTGTTAAATAACAAAATTCGGCATAATTATTATCCTCAGTCTCAAATCTGTCATAAGAGAAACCTGTTACAAGTAGACTATCAGAAAGACTGGAAGGACTCGATACTTTAATCTCACTATCATTGCAGAATGATCCTAAACCAATAATGGCTGAATATAGTTCATTTAGATAAGGAACTGATATAGCCCCTATAATTGGCTTATTCTTATATACAAGACCAATAGAAGTTCCAAAAAAAGGATATCCATGGGAATAATTTGTTGTACCATCAAGTGGGTCTATACACCATGTTAAATCCGATGATTTGTTTAATTTCCCCGATTCCTCTGCATTAATAGATATGTTTGGAGTCTCATCTAATAAATATTCTTTTATTTTATTTTCAACTTCCAAATCTACATTCGTTACAAGATCACCCTTTCTACCTTTAGATGATATTTTCTGAATTTTATTGTAATTGATTTTTAGAATTTCATTACCAATTTGAGCGGAGTTTTTGGCTATTTCATACAAACTGGATAGGTTTACTTGATTTGCAAGTTCCTCTATTTCACTCAATTCAAACATGATAATTAATCTTCCTCAAATTCCCAGGGCGGAGCAACTCTTGTATTTCCCCTCCCAAAATATTGTCCAAATTGTAAATCATAAACTTCATCTTCATAGGTTGTTTCCACTTCGAGATCTGAAGTGGCTTTAGCGACACAAAGCAGTGCGTAACCTTTGTCTTTTAAGGCTTGAGATACACCCATGGCTTCAGGTTGTTCTAAAGTACCCGATTTTATTTTAACTGCACAACTTGTGCAGCAACCATTTCTACATGAAAATGCAAGTTTGAATCCTTTTTTTTCAAATTCCTTAAGTATGTACTCATCACTATTAACCTGCTCTTGGTAAACCTTTCCGGTATCCTTATTTTTAATCGTGACTGTGAAAGTCTTTTTCAAATAACTTTCCTCAAAAATGGGATGATAAAGGGTTAAAATGGTTATCTCGGGAGAGGTGGCCGAGTGGTTGAAGGCGCAGCACTGGAAATGCTGTATAGGGGCAACTTTATCGAGGGTTCGAATCCCTCTCTCTCCGTTTTATATTAGTTTATTTTAGTTAATTACATCAACAATTTTGTAATTAAAGGATTTTTAAAATAGATAGTAATCCTTTTGAGAAGTTATAAATAATCTTATTTATTTAAATAAAGTTGAAAATATTCGATTTTTACTATTATATGTAGATATCTAAGATATAAATTAATTAACTTTTTAGTGAATTTTGCTTTAATTTAGCGATCTAAAATCATGGGGCAAATAGTTGGAATTGATTTAGGTACTACTAACTCCGTTGTTGGAGTTATAGAAGCTGGTCGTCCAATTGTTATTGCAAATTCTGAAGGATCTAGAACTACACCTTCAATAGTTGGATTTACAAAAGACAAAGAAATAGTAATAGGAGACCAAGCCAGAAGACAACTTGTATTAAACCCAAAGAATACTTTTTATAACTTAAAAAGATTTATCGGTAGCGACTGGGACGAATTAGATGATACAAGTATTTCTGTTCCTTATAATGTAAAAGCAAATAATAGCGGAAGTGTTAGGGTCCTTAGTCCAAATACAGAAAGAGAGTATGCTCCAGAAGAATTAGTCAGCTCATTAATTAGAAAATTAATAAATGACGCTGAAACATATCTTGGGGATACGGTAGAGTCTGCTGTTATTACAGTCCCTGCTTATTTCAATGAATCTCAAAGGCAAGCTACAAAGGATTCTGCAATATTGGCTGGTATCAAAGTAGATAGAATTCTAAACGAGCCTACTGCAGCTGCTCTTGCTTATGGATTTGAAAAAAGTTCTTCTAATAATGTTTTAGTTTTTGATTTAGGGGGAGGTACATTTGATGTTTCATTATTAAAAATTTCTAATGGTGTATTTGATGTTAAAGCCACATGTGGAGATACCCAACTAGGAGGTAACAATTTTGACTCAAAAATAGTAGATTGGCTTGCTGAAAAATTTCTTGCTAAACATGAAATCGATCTAAGAAGGGATAGACAAGCATTACAGAGATTAACTGAGGCTGCCGAAAAAGCTAAATGTGAATTATCAGGATTACAAAAAACAAAAATATCTTTACCTTTTATCACCACAAGCAAAGAGGGGCCATTACATATTGAAGAGATCTTAGATAGAAAAACATTTGAATCATTATCTCAAGATCTATTAGATAGATTATTAGAGCCTGTGCAATTAGCATTAGAAGACTCTCGATGGAACGCAGAAGATATAGATGAGGTAGTTCTTGTCGGAGGTAGTACAAGAATTCCAATGGTTCAACAATTAGTTAAGACTCTTGTTCCTAATGATCCTTGTCAATCCGTTAATCCAGATGAAGTAGTTGCAATTGGTGCTGCGATACAATCCGGAATAATTAGTGGTGATTTACAAGATTTACTGCTAAATGATGTTACACCTCTTTCATTAGGTTTAGAAACAATTGGTGGTCTTATGAAGGTACTAATCCCTCGTAATACACCAATACCAGTTAGACAATCTGATGTTTTTAGTACTTCAGAAGCGAATCAATCTTCGGTTGTCGTTCAGGTAAGGCAGGGTGAAAGGCCTTTAGCCTCTGAAAATAAATCACTTGGAAAATTTAGATTATCAGGGATACCTCCAGCTCCTAGAGGAATCCCGCAAGTTCAGGTAGCTTTTGATATTGACGCTAATGGTCTTTTAGAAGTAAGCGCAACTGATAGAACAACTGGAAGAAAGCAAACAGTTTCAATTTCTGGAGGTTCTAATTTAAATGAACAAGAAATTAAATCGATTATTGAAGAAGCCAAATCAAAAGCTAATGAAGACAAAAAGATAAGATCTGTCATTGATAGAAAAAATAGTGCTTTAACTCTTATTGCACAAGCTGAGAGGAGACTTAGGGATGCTTCTTTAGAATTTGGACCTTATGGAGCCGAAAGACAACAAAGAGCTGTTGAATTAGCAATTCAAGATGTTGAAGACTATATAGATGATGATGATCCTCAAGAATTAGAAATTTCAGTAAGTTCTCTTCAAGAAGCATTATTTGGTTTAAACAGAAAATTTGCTGCAGAAAGAAAAACTGATAATAATCCATTACAGGGTATTAAAAATACATTTGGATCGTTAAAGGACGAATTGTTTTCAGATGACTATTGGGATGATGATCCTTGGGATAATCAAATGAATAGAAATTATAGAAATTCGAGGTATGGTAACTCTAGGGATGATGATCCATGGGACAATGACTATTTCCTCTAAAAAAGACTATTTGTCGATTTTGGGTTTATCCCCTGATTTTGACGATAAAGAACTTAAAAAGGCCTTTCGAAGAGAAGCAAGAAAATGGCACCCAGATTTAAATAAAAATGATCTTAATGCAGAAGAAAGATTTAAATTAATTAATGAAGCATACGAATGTCTTCGAGATCCCAAGAAAAGAAATAAGAGTTCAGATGAAAATAATCAAGATGATTACGAAAATATTAATTTCAAGACAGGTTTTCCTGATTTTCAAGAGTATCTTGATTCATTATTTGGATATGAATACACCGCAAAGAATTACGACAAATATGATAATGAATCATTTGAGGATGAGCCCATAAATATAGATAACGATGAATTCAATAATTATGAATACCCTACAACCTCTCCAGATGAGCCACCTCCAGTTAAGCTCGACCAAGATATTGAAACAATAATTGAATTAACTCCATATGAGGCCTTAAATGGAGCTTCAATTTTAATAGAGCTTGAAGATGAAACAGTTGTAGAAGTTGATACACCTCCTTTCGCTGGAGATGGATGGCGATTAAGACTTGAAAATATTGCAAGAGGAGGTAAAGATCATTATCTACAGTTAAAAGTTCAAACGGAAAGTGGTCTAAGAATTGATGGTTTAAGAGTTCTTTATAAATTAGAGTTATTTCCTCATGATGCTCTTCTTGGCTGTGCAGTAGAGGTTCCAACCCTTGATGGAAATGTCACACTTCAGGTGCCACCAAAATCATCTACGGGAAGAATGCTACGCTTGAAGGGTAGGGGTTTAACCTTTGAAGATAATGTAGGCGATCAATATGTTGAAATCTTGGTAGTGATACCTGCCGATATTAATGATGAAGAAATTGCTTTGTATACAAGATTACAAGAATTATCACTTTCTGATTCTTAAAAAATATTATAATGATAGAAAAATTTGATACTTATGAATATATTTGTTCTTTTATACAATTCAGGAACAGATAAGGAAGGAATTCATTCAATAGAGCTTAAAGGAAGGACTATTGTTCTTATGTTTGAAGATAAGGATGATGCAATAAGATATTGTGGTCTACTAGAAGCTCAAGATTTTCCTTTGCCAACAGTTGAAATGATCAACATGGAGGAAATAAAAGATTTCTGCAATAAATTGGATTATGAAAGCAAATTAGTAGAAAAAAATTTTGTACCTAAAACCGCTGAAGATAGGTTACTGATTTCACCACCCCAGAAAAACCTAGAAGTTGAGAATTGGGAGGAGGACAAAAATAATAATAAAGATAAATTTGATATTAATACCATTAAGGAAAACCTTGAAAAGTTGCTTTAGCTATTAATATATAAGTTAATTATTAAACCAATAAAACATGACAACTGCATTATTTGAGACAGAAGTTGGGAACATTAATATTGAATTTTTCTCTGATGACGCACCTAATACAGTTAAAAACTTCACGAAGTTGATTAGTGATGGTTTTTATGATGGTCTAGCATTTCACAGAGTTATTCCAGGATTTATGGCTCAGGGCGGATGTCCTAATACTCGTGATGGGGCATCTGGTATGCCAGGAACAGGAGGACCTGGATATAATATTAAATGTGAAATTAATTCCAATAAACATATAAAAGGTTCTCTTTCTATGGCTCATGCAGGAAAGGATACAGGTGGTAGTCAGTTTTTTATAGTTTATGAACCACAGCCTCATCTAGATGGAGTTCATACTGTTTTTGGTAAGACAGATGATATGGATGTTGTGCTAAAACTCACTAACGGTTCAAAAATTATTAAGGCAACTCTAAAGTAGTAATTTAGCCTTCAAAAACAATACTGAATGTCTCTTTATCTAGATTAAATTTTCTTGTAGAAGAATATAAGATTTCATTATTAATAGTGAATTTAGTATTTATTAGTTTGATACTACTTTTTGGGTGTAATGCTTGTTCAATATTTCTAGAAACAATAATTCCAATCTTTGTACTATTTTCATATGTGGATAAAAACTGAATAAATAATTCTATATTCTTTATTTCCTCATCATTAATATTGGAATTGGTTCTATTCTGATCATGTAAAATTCTCCATACTAATTTTGGTCGGTTCCAAAACGCCAATAATCTTGGACTACTTTCAAGTTTAATATTAATGTTTTGTTCACTACAGAATTTAATAACTTTATTTTTTATTGGAACTAAATCAATAGATTTATATTTTCCGTCAAGAAAAATTGATATAAATGGATCAATATTACTGGAATTAGAATTATCATCATCAATCATGTGGCCTAACTTTGTTTTTTTAACACTCAAATATTCTGCATTATTATCGTTTGGACAAATAACTAAAGGAACTCTCTCAATAACTTCTATTCCATAGCCACCTAGTCCGGCAATCTTTCTAGGATTGTTGGTTAGTAATTTTAATTTTTTTATACCTAAATCAGTCAAAATTTGTGCTCCAACTCCATAATTTCTGAGATCAGCTGGAAAACCTAATTTTTCATTAGCTTCTACAGTGTCTAATCCACCATCTTGTAAACTGTAAGCTTTTAATTTATTTATTAGACCAATACCTCTGCCTTCTTGTCTCAAGTAAACAACAACTCCTTCTTCCTCCTTTTCTATTCTTGATAAAGCAGCCTCTAACTGAGGTCTACAATCACAACGTAATGATCCAAAAGCATCCCCAGTTAAGCACTCTGAATGCATTCTTACTAGTACAGGTTCACTTAATTTCGATGATTTTTGTTTAACTAATGCAACGTGCTCTGAACCATCTAGTTCATTAACATATCCATAAGCTTTGAAATTACCAAAAATACTTGGAAGAATAGCATCAGATTTTCTAAATACAAATCTCTCAGTTTGAAACCGATAACTTATTAAATCAGCTATTGATATTAATTTCATTCCCCACTGTTTTGCATACTCTTTAAGTTGAGGAAGTCTTGACATAGAACCGTCAGGATTTTGTATTTCACAAATCACTCCAGCGGGATAAAGACCAGACATTGAGGCTATATCTACTGCCGCTTCGGTATGACCTGCCCTTTTTAATACTCCACCTTTTTTTGCTCTTAATGGAAAAATATGTCCTGGCCTCCTTAAATCATCAGGTTTTGTATTTGGGTTTATAGCAACTTGTATTGTCTTTGCCCTGTCTTCAGCGGAAATTCCGGTAGTAACATTATGTTCAGGTCCAGCATCAATTGATACTGTAAAAGCTGTTTGATTTTCATCTGTATTTCTGTCTACCATTAATGGTAAATCTAATGAATCAAGTTTCTCACCTTGCATTGCTAGGCATATAAGACCACGTCCCTCAGTAGCCATAAAATTAATTTGCTGTGGAGTTGCAAACTGAGCCGCGCAAATTAAATCTCCTTCATTTTCTC
This region of Prochlorococcus sp. MIT 0604 genomic DNA includes:
- the rpmB gene encoding 50S ribosomal protein L28, with the translated sequence MSRVCELTGAKANNGMAVSHSHIRTKKLQQVNLQKRRLWWEEGKKWVNIKISTKALKSVQKVGLDKFAKSNGVDLKKF
- a CDS encoding DnaJ domain-containing protein; the protein is MVTLGMMIHGTMTISSKKDYLSILGLSPDFDDKELKKAFRREARKWHPDLNKNDLNAEERFKLINEAYECLRDPKKRNKSSDENNQDDYENINFKTGFPDFQEYLDSLFGYEYTAKNYDKYDNESFEDEPINIDNDEFNNYEYPTTSPDEPPPVKLDQDIETIIELTPYEALNGASILIELEDETVVEVDTPPFAGDGWRLRLENIARGGKDHYLQLKVQTESGLRIDGLRVLYKLELFPHDALLGCAVEVPTLDGNVTLQVPPKSSTGRMLRLKGRGLTFEDNVGDQYVEILVVIPADINDEEIALYTRLQELSLSDS
- a CDS encoding ATP phosphoribosyltransferase regulatory subunit → MTDIKEIKLVDVKNNSNIINNLNSIYKLWGYEEVSPSFINTLETIKGRGVIDENQVVGIVSNNSLCLRPEMTTSIVKLSSTRLINKKRPIRLFTNGMVFDKKQNNKNSFKLQEKLQSGIELIGYDTKYPEIEVINILFDAIDNINLKDGCNLFLLVSTTKIMDLILNKYKNNHFEEIKKCLVNFDQDNLCKLEINEDDKYILKDLLFTRGDPIAILKKLKSTYGTSKTLDDLNFLFKTLSKISNKYGVKLQLDPTFQPHLNLYEGIVFQLIGDDGKNKSVIAKGGRYDELVRFFSPNEKILNGIGFTISIDILRNLIKEEKKDNKKILLMFKDSYMLEKGMNEQKKQQKRGNIAVLYLNPCDDLVKANQIMKENNCSEIFWVK
- a CDS encoding DUF3110 domain-containing protein — translated: MNIFVLLYNSGTDKEGIHSIELKGRTIVLMFEDKDDAIRYCGLLEAQDFPLPTVEMINMEEIKDFCNKLDYESKLVEKNFVPKTAEDRLLISPPQKNLEVENWEEDKNNNKDKFDINTIKENLEKLL
- a CDS encoding 2Fe-2S iron-sulfur cluster-binding protein yields the protein MKKTFTVTIKNKDTGKVYQEQVNSDEYILKEFEKKGFKLAFSCRNGCCTSCAVKIKSGTLEQPEAMGVSQALKDKGYALLCVAKATSDLEVETTYEDEVYDLQFGQYFGRGNTRVAPPWEFEED
- the dnaK gene encoding molecular chaperone DnaK, with amino-acid sequence MGQIVGIDLGTTNSVVGVIEAGRPIVIANSEGSRTTPSIVGFTKDKEIVIGDQARRQLVLNPKNTFYNLKRFIGSDWDELDDTSISVPYNVKANNSGSVRVLSPNTEREYAPEELVSSLIRKLINDAETYLGDTVESAVITVPAYFNESQRQATKDSAILAGIKVDRILNEPTAAALAYGFEKSSSNNVLVFDLGGGTFDVSLLKISNGVFDVKATCGDTQLGGNNFDSKIVDWLAEKFLAKHEIDLRRDRQALQRLTEAAEKAKCELSGLQKTKISLPFITTSKEGPLHIEEILDRKTFESLSQDLLDRLLEPVQLALEDSRWNAEDIDEVVLVGGSTRIPMVQQLVKTLVPNDPCQSVNPDEVVAIGAAIQSGIISGDLQDLLLNDVTPLSLGLETIGGLMKVLIPRNTPIPVRQSDVFSTSEANQSSVVVQVRQGERPLASENKSLGKFRLSGIPPAPRGIPQVQVAFDIDANGLLEVSATDRTTGRKQTVSISGGSNLNEQEIKSIIEEAKSKANEDKKIRSVIDRKNSALTLIAQAERRLRDASLEFGPYGAERQQRAVELAIQDVEDYIDDDDPQELEISVSSLQEALFGLNRKFAAERKTDNNPLQGIKNTFGSLKDELFSDDYWDDDPWDNQMNRNYRNSRYGNSRDDDPWDNDYFL
- the htpG gene encoding molecular chaperone HtpG, producing MEKGEIRINTENIFPIIKKAVYSDHEIFLRELVSNSVDAISKRRMASMAGDCENTEEAQVKISIDREKNTLTISDNGIGMNDEEIKKYINQVAFSSAEEFLTKYKKDNDEFIGHFGLGFYSSFMVADRVDILTKSAIGESKAFKWSCDGSPNFTLQESERETIGTDVILHLLDEEKEFIEPERIKSLIKKYCDFMPIDVLLEGETINKKNPPWRKQPSELKDEDYIELYKYLYPFQGDPLLWIHLNTDYPYDIQGILYFPKLSGRADWEKGEIKLFCNQVFVSDSIKEIVPKYLLPLRGVIDSTDIPLNVSRSALQTDRKVRSISSFISKKIANKLKDLIKNSPEFYAEIWDSISAFIKIGAIEDEKFADLVDKSIIFETIINSEIDVTKDIENKSLIKSNEKYFTTLANYKERNNITESKKIIYCSDSIAQSSALNICLSNNKEVIKSDPLIDAQFLPWLESKNQDYQFQRVDSEINELEENESKEIVDKDGKSNTENLRDTIVKALNNEKVTVKVQSLSSKGAPPAMILLPEQMRRINDMGAYMEQRMPSLPEYHVLLINKEHPLIIGLNKITSNKIIIDKKDPIENPLASKIANHVYDMAKLSVGGLDQEQIINLQNNNAELISELLNSTN
- a CDS encoding peptidylprolyl isomerase is translated as MTTALFETEVGNINIEFFSDDAPNTVKNFTKLISDGFYDGLAFHRVIPGFMAQGGCPNTRDGASGMPGTGGPGYNIKCEINSNKHIKGSLSMAHAGKDTGGSQFFIVYEPQPHLDGVHTVFGKTDDMDVVLKLTNGSKIIKATLK
- the ribBA gene encoding bifunctional 3,4-dihydroxy-2-butanone-4-phosphate synthase/GTP cyclohydrolase II gives rise to the protein MKETSPKSNNGTILDINESFKIDFDPISDALAAIRNGECIIVVDDERRENEGDLICAAQFATPQQINFMATEGRGLICLAMQGEKLDSLDLPLMVDRNTDENQTAFTVSIDAGPEHNVTTGISAEDRAKTIQVAINPNTKPDDLRRPGHIFPLRAKKGGVLKRAGHTEAAVDIASMSGLYPAGVICEIQNPDGSMSRLPQLKEYAKQWGMKLISIADLISYRFQTERFVFRKSDAILPSIFGNFKAYGYVNELDGSEHVALVKQKSSKLSEPVLVRMHSECLTGDAFGSLRCDCRPQLEAALSRIEKEEEGVVVYLRQEGRGIGLINKLKAYSLQDGGLDTVEANEKLGFPADLRNYGVGAQILTDLGIKKLKLLTNNPRKIAGLGGYGIEVIERVPLVICPNDNNAEYLSVKKTKLGHMIDDDNSNSSNIDPFISIFLDGKYKSIDLVPIKNKVIKFCSEQNINIKLESSPRLLAFWNRPKLVWRILHDQNRTNSNINDEEIKNIELFIQFLSTYENSTKIGIIVSRNIEQALHPKSSIKLINTKFTINNEILYSSTRKFNLDKETFSIVFEG
- a CDS encoding inositol monophosphatase family protein produces the protein MFELSEIEELANQVNLSSLYEIAKNSAQIGNEILKINYNKIQKISSKGRKGDLVTNVDLEVENKIKEYLLDETPNISINAEESGKLNKSSDLTWCIDPLDGTTNYSHGYPFFGTSIGLVYKNKPIIGAISVPYLNELYSAIIGLGSFCNDSEIKVSSPSSLSDSLLVTGFSYDRFETEDNNYAEFCYLTHKTRGVRRGGAAAVDLAFVAAGKVDGYWERGLEVWDLAAGAIIVKEAGGIISDYPSGEFNLSSGRILACSPSLENELKIELDKVSPFKKNFYT